The nucleotide window CCAAACAGGACCATTTGTCATATTACCTTGATTATCTTTTGCAAATATCTGCCAGTAATAAGTTGAATTATTATCTAACGCAGAAGCATTGTAACTTTGCGTCGCTTGTGCGGAAGATACTTTAACATCAGGAGGATTTGTTTTACTTAACCAAACATCGTATGTCAGGGGATCACCATCAGGGTCACTGCATTCCCAACTAAGTGTCAGGGAAGTTGATTTGTTTCATTGTTGGCTGGTATTGGATTACTTGGTTGTGCTGGCGACGAATTGTTTAATTTTTCTATTAAGATATCATCTACCTTAGTAACAGATATATTACTTTCAGTACCGATTGAAAAATAAGTTGGTGAATTATCAGTCATACCAAAATCATCTGCTATTAAAATATCATCCAGATAAATATCAAATAATTTGTTTTGAAGATTAAATACTATATCAACTTTAAACCATTGATTGGTTGAAAATTCACCAATTTTTTCCCCTGAGCCTACATTCGCATCTATTGTGATTATATCATTACTACTAAAACCAATTCCACCACCTCCGAATAAAACACCTATTGCACTATGATAAGCATAGTCGGAAAAAAAGTTTATTTGAAAACTAGGCAATAGATTATCTACTGAGGAAATCTTAATCATAGTAGAACTTCTAATGGTGCTCTGTTCTAATAGATTTCCAAAACTTCTAGAAATATACCAATTGCCTGCCCCACCTGATAATGCATAAATGCCTTGATACGGTGAGTTTGAAGATATCTGAACGGTGCCATAACTTTCCCAATTTCCATAATTGAATCCCCCTGATTCAAATCCCTCGTTGAAAGGTAATACATCAGAATTTGTGGTGGTAAATTTCCAAACTGGACCATTTGTAATATTACCTTGATCATCTTTTGCGAATATCTGCCAATAATAATTTGAATTATAATTTAATCCTGAAGCGTTATAACTTTTTTCTGTCTGTAAAGAAGATACTTTAACATTAGGGGGATTAGATGTGCTCAACCAAACATCATAACTTATGGGGTCACCATCTGGATCTGAGCAATCCCAACTTAAAGTTGGAGAAGTAGATTGATACGTTGCATTATTTATTGGATTCGGGTTACTAGGTTCATTTGGTGCTTGATTATTGGTACCGCTACTTGTAGAAAAATTCCAAATATCACCGGTGGTCGAATTACCCTTGTTATCTTTAACAATTATTTGCCAATAATAAGTGGAATTCTGATTTAGTAAACCAGGGTCATAACTTAACGAAGCATTATCACTTTTTACTAATGGTGGTGTAGATGAAGTCCCTAAATAAATATCATAAGTTAATTGATCGTTCTCCGGATCAGTACAAGTCCAAGTTAAATCAGAGTTAGTGAATTGATTTGTCGCACCGTTAGTTGGTGCAGGATTCGTAGGTTTATTTGGCGGGAAATTTACCTGTAATTCGTAACTGTCTATAATAGAATTATTATTATCATCCAATGTACTATTGGTTAATTGAGATATTTTTTTTGCA belongs to Ignavibacteriales bacterium and includes:
- a CDS encoding fibronectin type III domain-containing protein, which translates into the protein MLSYQLDQLCTAPTQNSDQREPWFSGDPYIFNFDYQVNTQKEYFVKVKWVIANGPNFGNYILNSDATHIYSFDNYEYAKKISQLTNSTLDDNNNSIIDSYELQVNFPPNKPTNPAPTNGATNQFTNSDLTWTCTDPENDQLTYDIYLGTSSTPPLVKSDNASLSYDPGLLNQNSTYYWQIIVKDNKGNSTTGDIWNFSTSSGTNNQAPNEPSNPNPINNATYQSTSPTLSWDCSDPDGDPISYDVWLSTSNPPNVKVSSLQTEKSYNASGLNYNSNYYWQIFAKDDQGNITNGPVWKFTTTNSDVLPFNEGFESGGFNYGNWESYGTVQISSNSPYQGIYALSGGAGNWYISRSFGNLLEQSTIRSSTMIKISSVDNLLPSFQINFFSDYAYHSAIGVLFGGGGIGFSSNDIITIDANVGSGEKIGEFSTNQWFKVDIVFNLQNKLFDIYLDDILIADDFGMTDNSPTYFSIGTESNISVTKVDDILIEKLNNSSPAQPSNPIPANNETNQLP